One region of Hydrogenobaculum sp. Y04AAS1 genomic DNA includes:
- the pstC gene encoding phosphate ABC transporter permease subunit PstC has translation MIELKDSGVISPAASMKRNGKVGNTLFKIAAFTAAALIPFVVITIFVVLFIEAYPAIKAFGVWHFITSKSWDAVDNHFGAFTPLFGSIYVTIWAFIFAAPISIGVAIYITELAPHWLKPIVTTAIELLAAIPTVIYGMWGLFVLAPVMQNHIEPWILDHLATLPVIGFLFNGPGIGIDTFTTAVILSIMITPFMSSLIKDAFSLVPEVVKESAYGLGATRWEVIRKVVMPYVSSGILGSGIFAIGRALGETMAVSFVNGNNHNPGNFFDMLSLLNSVTTITVTLADEFTEAMTHLYLSALFYIALILLTISFSTLAIAKFIVWRLERKWKT, from the coding sequence ATGATAGAATTAAAAGATAGCGGGGTTATAAGCCCCGCTGCTTCTATGAAAAGAAACGGCAAGGTAGGAAATACCTTATTTAAAATTGCGGCTTTTACAGCAGCGGCTTTGATTCCGTTTGTAGTGATAACTATATTTGTTGTTCTTTTCATAGAGGCATACCCTGCTATAAAAGCTTTTGGAGTTTGGCATTTTATTACCAGTAAAAGCTGGGATGCAGTAGATAATCATTTTGGTGCTTTCACACCGCTTTTTGGTTCTATATATGTTACCATATGGGCTTTTATATTTGCCGCGCCCATAAGTATAGGGGTGGCTATATATATAACTGAATTAGCCCCTCATTGGTTAAAACCTATAGTTACCACCGCTATTGAGCTTTTAGCAGCCATACCTACTGTTATATACGGGATGTGGGGACTTTTTGTATTGGCTCCAGTTATGCAAAATCATATAGAACCTTGGATACTGGATCATCTTGCTACGTTGCCAGTGATTGGATTTCTATTTAACGGTCCTGGTATAGGAATAGATACATTTACAACAGCCGTGATACTTTCTATTATGATTACGCCTTTTATGTCTTCACTTATAAAAGATGCTTTTTCTTTGGTACCAGAGGTGGTGAAAGAGTCCGCCTATGGGCTTGGTGCTACGAGATGGGAAGTCATAAGAAAAGTGGTGATGCCATATGTATCTTCTGGTATTCTTGGATCTGGTATATTTGCCATAGGTAGGGCTTTGGGTGAAACCATGGCAGTGTCTTTTGTAAATGGCAACAACCACAACCCTGGTAATTTTTTCGATATGTTATCTTTGTTAAACTCCGTTACCACTATAACAGTTACGCTGGCGGATGAGTTTACGGAAGCTATGACGCATCTTTATTTGTCAGCTTTGTTCTATATAGCTTTGATACTTCTTACTATATCGTTTAGTACTCTTGCTATAGCAAAATTTATTGTGTGGAGATTGGAAAGAAAATGGAAAACGTAA
- a CDS encoding prephenate dehydrogenase yields the protein MFYNTLIVGLGLIGGSLAFDIKSKKLSKHIYALDKDQNTLNTAIEKGIIDGAFKEGVKYDFVIFCNPISTLENAAKEIEKHTKEAIITDVASVKEYPESVLKPIFKECYIGSHPIAGSHKNGFENASKDLFSNRLTIVCPTDISKKEYIEKVKRFWEHVGAKVEIMDAKTHDEIFATTSHLPHLIAYTLTKTLPEEYKNYVGQGFLDTTRIGASQSELWTDIFLYNQENVLKSIELFKKQLDMLEHTIKDKNKDHLKSMLDEISEKRKSL from the coding sequence ATGTTTTATAACACTTTAATAGTTGGTCTTGGTCTTATAGGAGGGTCGTTGGCTTTTGATATTAAAAGCAAAAAACTATCAAAACACATATACGCTTTGGATAAAGACCAAAATACATTAAACACTGCAATAGAAAAAGGCATCATAGATGGGGCGTTTAAAGAGGGTGTAAAATACGATTTTGTAATATTTTGCAATCCAATATCCACTCTAGAAAATGCGGCTAAAGAGATAGAAAAACACACAAAAGAAGCCATAATAACCGATGTAGCTTCTGTAAAAGAATATCCAGAGAGTGTTTTAAAACCTATCTTTAAAGAATGTTATATAGGATCTCATCCAATAGCTGGTTCTCATAAAAACGGTTTTGAAAATGCATCAAAAGATCTATTTTCAAATAGACTAACGATAGTTTGTCCTACGGATATATCAAAAAAAGAGTATATAGAAAAAGTAAAAAGATTTTGGGAGCATGTAGGAGCTAAAGTAGAGATTATGGATGCAAAAACCCACGATGAGATATTTGCAACTACATCACATCTTCCACACCTAATAGCTTACACTCTTACAAAGACATTACCAGAAGAGTACAAAAACTATGTAGGACAGGGCTTTTTAGACACCACCAGAATAGGTGCAAGCCAATCGGAACTTTGGACGGATATTTTTTTATACAACCAAGAAAATGTATTAAAAAGTATAGAGCTTTTCAAAAAACAGTTAGATATGTTAGAACATACGATAAAAGATAAAAACAAAGATCATCTCAAAAGTATGTTGGACGAAATATCAGAAAAAAGAAAAAGTCTATAA
- a CDS encoding VTT domain-containing protein encodes MNLLKWGYMGIFLVGLIESSVFPLSTLPLMTAGTVYKMNIYFVAFCALLGDFIGASIVYYIGYNYGYKAVSRFVSEKKFRKTEALFHRYGAFAILIGEPFYVINWIAGILRFGYYRFIAMALLSRAFKLIVFAFFGKALERFL; translated from the coding sequence ATGAATCTTTTAAAATGGGGTTATATGGGTATTTTTTTGGTAGGTCTTATAGAGTCTAGTGTGTTTCCTCTTTCTACGTTACCTCTTATGACCGCTGGTACAGTTTACAAGATGAACATTTATTTTGTAGCATTTTGTGCACTGTTGGGGGATTTTATAGGAGCTTCTATAGTATATTATATAGGTTACAACTACGGCTATAAGGCTGTGTCTAGGTTTGTTTCTGAAAAGAAATTTAGAAAGACCGAAGCTCTTTTTCATAGGTATGGTGCTTTTGCAATATTGATAGGGGAACCTTTCTATGTGATAAACTGGATAGCTGGCATATTAAGGTTTGGTTATTATAGGTTTATAGCGATGGCTCTTTTGTCTAGGGCTTTTAAGCTTATTGTATTTGCGTTTTTTGGTAAGGCTTTGGAAAGATTTTTATAG
- a CDS encoding DUF2103 domain-containing protein, translating to MSKYRKGKLKLEHHTLEGFDKYIKPVLEIEIVEAVIPGRIFRNNKGRGSKGLFLQYETSSGFKLLYKNGTSVQEVFVVCSDKETFKSIFENLYKE from the coding sequence ATGAGTAAATATAGAAAGGGTAAACTAAAACTTGAACATCACACGTTAGAGGGTTTTGATAAGTATATAAAACCTGTTTTGGAGATTGAGATAGTAGAAGCTGTGATACCAGGAAGGATCTTTAGGAACAACAAAGGGCGAGGGTCTAAAGGTCTTTTTTTACAATATGAGACCTCTTCTGGTTTTAAGCTTTTATACAAAAACGGTACTTCTGTCCAAGAGGTATTTGTAGTTTGTAGCGACAAAGAAACATTTAAATCTATCTTTGAGAATCTATACAAGGAGTAA
- a CDS encoding UDP-glucuronic acid decarboxylase family protein, whose product MRKRILITGGAGFIGSHLCERLLEEGNEVICVDNFFTGSKENIKHLLGNPYFEVLRHDITFPLYVEVDEIYNLACPASPIHYQFDPVQTTKTSVMGAINMLGLAKRLKIRILQASTSEVYGDPTVHPQKEDYWGNVNPIGPRACYDEGKRCAETLFFDYHRQHNLDIKVVRIFNTYGPRMLPNDGRVVSNFIVQALKGEDITVYGDGSQTRSFCYIDDMVDGIIKMMNSPKGFTGPVNLGNPGEFSILELAEMILKLTKSKSKIVFKPLPQDDPKQRQPDITLAKSRLNWEPKVPLQEGLIKTIEYFKAFLGV is encoded by the coding sequence ATGAGAAAAAGGATTTTGATAACAGGCGGTGCTGGTTTCATAGGATCTCATCTTTGTGAGAGACTTCTTGAGGAAGGCAACGAAGTTATATGTGTAGATAATTTTTTCACGGGTTCTAAGGAAAATATAAAACATCTTCTTGGAAATCCTTACTTTGAGGTGCTAAGACACGATATAACGTTTCCTCTTTATGTGGAAGTGGATGAAATCTACAACTTAGCCTGTCCTGCTAGTCCTATTCATTATCAGTTTGACCCGGTGCAGACCACCAAAACCTCTGTTATGGGTGCTATAAATATGCTTGGACTTGCAAAGAGATTAAAGATAAGGATACTACAAGCCTCTACCTCAGAGGTTTACGGAGATCCAACGGTGCATCCTCAAAAAGAAGATTATTGGGGCAATGTAAATCCAATTGGTCCAAGGGCTTGTTATGATGAGGGTAAAAGATGCGCTGAGACGTTGTTTTTTGATTATCATAGGCAACACAATCTTGATATAAAAGTGGTTAGAATATTTAATACCTATGGACCTCGTATGTTGCCAAATGACGGAAGAGTTGTATCAAACTTTATAGTGCAAGCTCTAAAAGGTGAAGACATCACAGTATACGGCGATGGTTCTCAAACAAGAAGCTTTTGCTATATAGATGATATGGTAGATGGCATCATAAAAATGATGAATAGCCCAAAAGGCTTCACAGGTCCAGTAAACCTTGGAAACCCAGGAGAATTTAGCATATTAGAACTTGCAGAAATGATATTAAAACTCACTAAAAGCAAATCAAAGATAGTCTTCAAACCCCTTCCCCAAGATGATCCAAAACAGCGTCAGCCAGACATTACTCTTGCTAAAAGCCGATTAAACTGGGAGCCAAAAGTCCCACTACAAGAAGGTCTTATCAAAACCATCGAGTATTTTAAAGCATTTTTGGGTGTTTGA
- the pstS gene encoding phosphate ABC transporter substrate-binding protein PstS produces the protein MKLKQVLAVAVFAGSIQGAMAWTITGAGSTFIEPAMQRWALHFKQATGNHVNYQGIGSGGGILQATKRTIDFGASDAPLKPAELKERGLIQWPDAIGGVVMGYNIPGVGNYQLHLAGKQICDIYMGKIRYWDDPRIKATNPKLNLPHVPITPVHRADGSGTTWIFTNYLTKVCPAWAQKIGFNTSVPWPVGIGGKGSEGVTNYIMRVRGAIGYVEYAYFKQNHFNVAVLENKAGWWVAPTMQTMIAAAKQANWNEAIKQDFYMELPNPPGKDSYPIEGPTFILLPKGKATNSYVLQYYTWVFNHGDADLRALDYITLPDFVKKDIMASWKKHGLSW, from the coding sequence ATGAAGTTAAAACAAGTTTTAGCGGTAGCTGTTTTTGCTGGTAGCATTCAAGGAGCTATGGCTTGGACTATAACAGGAGCTGGTTCTACATTTATCGAACCTGCTATGCAAAGATGGGCTCTTCACTTTAAGCAAGCCACCGGAAACCATGTAAACTACCAAGGTATAGGTTCTGGCGGTGGTATACTCCAAGCTACAAAAAGAACGATAGATTTTGGTGCATCTGATGCTCCGTTAAAACCAGCAGAGTTGAAGGAAAGGGGCCTTATTCAGTGGCCAGATGCTATAGGTGGTGTGGTAATGGGTTATAACATACCAGGTGTTGGAAACTATCAACTTCACCTCGCCGGTAAGCAAATATGCGATATTTATATGGGTAAGATAAGATATTGGGATGACCCAAGGATAAAAGCCACAAACCCAAAATTAAATTTACCCCACGTACCGATCACACCGGTTCACAGAGCTGATGGTTCTGGTACCACTTGGATATTCACAAACTATCTTACAAAAGTATGTCCAGCTTGGGCACAAAAGATAGGGTTTAACACCTCTGTACCATGGCCGGTGGGTATAGGTGGTAAAGGTTCTGAGGGTGTGACAAACTATATAATGAGAGTTAGAGGTGCTATAGGTTATGTAGAATACGCTTATTTCAAGCAAAACCACTTCAACGTTGCAGTCTTAGAAAACAAGGCTGGTTGGTGGGTTGCTCCAACTATGCAAACCATGATAGCTGCTGCTAAACAAGCAAATTGGAACGAAGCTATTAAACAAGATTTTTATATGGAGCTTCCAAACCCTCCAGGTAAAGACTCTTATCCTATAGAAGGTCCGACATTTATATTGCTTCCAAAAGGCAAAGCTACCAACTCTTACGTGTTGCAGTACTATACATGGGTCTTTAACCATGGTGATGCTGATTTGAGAGCTCTTGATTACATTACACTTCCAGATTTTGTCAAAAAGGATATAATGGCCTCTTGGAAAAAGCATGGCTTAAGCTGGTAA
- the dnaE gene encoding DNA polymerase III subunit alpha, which translates to MKDFVHLHLHTQYSLLDGAIKIKDLAKKAKEYGYKAVAITDHGNLFGTMSFYKEMKANGIKPIIGMEAYFTTGKRTEHKGKGSEDNITDRINHHIILLAKNDTGLKNLMKLSSIAFIEGFYYKPRIDYEVLEQHAEGLIALTACLKGVPTFYAAQGNEEMAYNWVKKFKDIFGDDLYLELQSNHIPAQETANKTLIDIAKRYNVKFAATNDCHYLLEEDLRAHNVLMAIQMKKTLQELGEDAFGHYDGMHFASYEEMVKKFEGKWSEWEKALLNTVEISEKVADSLSIFEDKSYKFPEFFKGDDINVNISSYLRNLAVEGLKSRIQKSQISKNIPEKEYWDRLNYELEVIQNMGFDSYFLIVSDFINWSKSNNIPVGPGRGSAAGSLVAFALNITDVDPLKHGLIFERFLNPERISMPDIDVDFCMDNRDKVIEYVKEKYGKDSVAQIITYNTMKAKQTLRDVARAMGMAYKDADVLAKLIPQGNVQGTWLSLEEMYITPIEELMERYGHRGDIEDNVKKFRDLAKKDPQIKELVEISIKLEGLTRHTSLHAAGIVIAPKPLIELAPLYLDKSVKDDTGNIATQYDMAHLEELGLVKMDFLGLKTLTELWKMKELVKQNKGVDIDFLSLDFNNKEIYEFLATGETIGVFQLESKGMRELIKRLKPDRFEDIVAALALYRPGPIKSGMVDKFINRKLGKEKVVYEFEELEEVLKETYGLIVYQEQIMFISNILAGFTMGEADNLRKAIGKKKADLMAKIKDDFIRRSCERGYPKDKIEKLWSEIEEFASYSFNKSHSVAYGYISFWTAYVKLYYPDEFYAVKFSTENSDKKFINLLKDAKSFGIKVLPPDVNKSDVDFKIEVPRHIRFGLGRIKGVGEDTARHIKSMQEKIGRDFLSFQDFTKNTDNRKVNKKVLEALSKAGAFDSLIEKSGYKNREDFLSRLLNSQDISSIAQRSLFGIKASKSTEQMEQSSSIDILKLEKEVLGFYISGHPLDKYSWILSHNKDITNIEDIDFDNMPNQAIDSEAGQNASAEYTIVGVISDLQIKKTKNGSYMAIFNLVDKTDIVEVVVFPDRYASSEGIIKEDEVVVVKGVLDIDIENENLKIVANDLYSIDSLLNQYNTLTLKIDEEKAKNGFLEKLKSMLDKYTPKTNEDVMKTQKVVLELDVSSYRAIVQTSKDVVLSKTLIEELSKYGIEFSLAS; encoded by the coding sequence ATGAAAGATTTTGTGCATCTTCATCTTCACACCCAATATTCGCTTTTGGACGGAGCTATAAAGATAAAGGATTTGGCTAAAAAGGCAAAGGAATACGGCTATAAGGCTGTGGCTATAACGGATCATGGTAACCTTTTTGGTACTATGAGCTTTTACAAAGAGATGAAGGCAAACGGTATAAAGCCCATTATAGGTATGGAAGCTTACTTTACCACAGGAAAAAGAACTGAGCATAAAGGAAAAGGTTCTGAAGATAACATAACAGATAGAATAAACCACCATATCATACTTTTGGCAAAAAACGACACTGGGCTTAAAAACCTCATGAAGCTTTCTTCTATAGCTTTTATTGAAGGCTTTTACTATAAACCAAGGATAGATTATGAAGTGTTAGAGCAGCATGCGGAAGGTCTAATCGCTTTGACGGCCTGTCTTAAGGGAGTGCCTACTTTTTACGCAGCTCAAGGCAACGAAGAGATGGCTTATAATTGGGTTAAAAAGTTTAAAGATATCTTTGGGGATGATCTTTATTTAGAGCTTCAATCAAATCATATACCAGCTCAGGAAACCGCCAATAAAACCCTTATAGATATAGCCAAAAGATACAACGTAAAGTTTGCGGCCACCAACGATTGTCATTACCTTTTGGAAGAAGATTTGAGGGCTCACAACGTGTTGATGGCAATTCAGATGAAAAAAACACTTCAGGAGCTTGGAGAAGATGCTTTTGGGCACTATGATGGTATGCACTTTGCCTCATACGAGGAGATGGTAAAGAAATTTGAAGGAAAGTGGAGTGAGTGGGAAAAAGCGCTTTTAAACACTGTTGAAATATCAGAAAAAGTTGCAGATTCTTTAAGCATATTTGAAGACAAATCTTACAAGTTTCCTGAGTTTTTTAAAGGTGATGATATAAATGTCAATATATCTTCTTACCTTAGAAATTTAGCCGTTGAGGGTCTTAAAAGCCGTATACAAAAATCTCAAATAAGCAAAAATATACCAGAAAAAGAGTACTGGGACAGACTAAATTATGAATTAGAAGTAATACAAAATATGGGTTTTGATAGTTATTTCTTGATAGTATCGGATTTTATAAACTGGTCAAAATCAAACAACATACCCGTGGGTCCTGGAAGAGGTTCTGCGGCTGGGTCTTTGGTGGCTTTTGCTCTAAACATTACAGACGTTGATCCGTTAAAGCACGGACTTATCTTCGAAAGATTTTTAAATCCAGAGCGTATATCTATGCCAGATATAGATGTAGACTTTTGCATGGACAACCGGGATAAGGTTATAGAGTATGTAAAAGAAAAATACGGCAAAGATTCTGTAGCTCAGATCATTACTTACAATACGATGAAAGCTAAACAAACCCTTAGAGATGTGGCAAGGGCCATGGGTATGGCTTACAAAGACGCCGATGTACTAGCAAAACTTATACCTCAAGGCAACGTCCAAGGTACTTGGCTAAGCCTTGAAGAGATGTATATAACGCCCATAGAAGAGTTGATGGAGCGTTATGGACACAGAGGAGATATTGAAGATAATGTAAAAAAATTTAGAGACCTTGCAAAAAAAGACCCTCAGATAAAAGAGCTTGTGGAAATATCTATAAAACTTGAGGGTCTTACAAGGCATACATCTTTGCATGCTGCTGGTATTGTGATAGCTCCAAAACCCCTTATAGAGTTGGCACCTTTGTATCTTGATAAATCGGTAAAAGATGATACTGGCAACATAGCTACCCAATACGATATGGCTCATTTAGAAGAGCTTGGGCTTGTCAAAATGGACTTTCTCGGATTAAAAACGCTTACAGAGCTATGGAAGATGAAAGAGCTTGTAAAACAAAACAAAGGTGTAGATATTGATTTCTTGTCTTTGGATTTTAACAACAAAGAAATTTACGAATTTTTAGCTACCGGTGAAACGATAGGGGTGTTTCAACTGGAATCAAAGGGCATGAGGGAGCTTATAAAACGTTTAAAACCAGATAGATTTGAAGATATTGTAGCCGCTTTAGCCCTTTATAGACCAGGTCCTATAAAAAGCGGGATGGTAGATAAATTTATAAATAGAAAACTTGGTAAAGAAAAAGTTGTATACGAATTTGAAGAGCTTGAAGAGGTGCTAAAAGAAACTTATGGTCTCATTGTTTATCAAGAGCAGATCATGTTTATATCAAACATTCTTGCTGGGTTTACCATGGGAGAGGCAGATAATTTGAGAAAGGCTATAGGTAAGAAAAAGGCTGATCTCATGGCAAAGATAAAAGATGATTTCATAAGAAGAAGCTGTGAAAGAGGCTATCCTAAGGATAAAATAGAAAAACTTTGGTCTGAAATAGAGGAGTTTGCCTCTTATTCTTTCAACAAATCTCACTCTGTGGCTTACGGTTACATATCTTTTTGGACTGCTTACGTGAAGCTTTACTATCCAGATGAGTTTTATGCTGTGAAATTTTCTACAGAGAACTCCGATAAGAAGTTTATAAACCTTTTAAAAGATGCGAAGTCTTTTGGTATAAAAGTATTACCTCCAGATGTAAACAAATCCGATGTAGATTTTAAGATAGAAGTTCCAAGACACATAAGGTTTGGGCTTGGAAGAATAAAGGGTGTTGGTGAGGATACCGCAAGACATATAAAATCTATGCAAGAAAAAATTGGAAGAGACTTTCTAAGTTTTCAAGATTTTACCAAAAACACAGACAATAGGAAAGTGAATAAAAAAGTTTTAGAAGCTCTTTCAAAAGCAGGGGCTTTTGATAGTCTTATAGAAAAAAGCGGTTATAAAAATAGAGAAGATTTTCTCTCAAGGCTTTTGAATTCTCAGGATATATCAAGCATAGCCCAGAGGTCGTTGTTTGGTATAAAAGCCTCGAAATCCACTGAGCAGATGGAACAAAGCTCTTCTATAGATATATTAAAATTAGAAAAGGAGGTTCTTGGTTTTTATATATCTGGGCATCCACTGGACAAATACAGCTGGATTTTATCTCACAACAAAGACATAACAAATATAGAAGATATAGATTTTGACAATATGCCAAACCAAGCCATAGACAGCGAGGCTGGGCAAAACGCATCGGCGGAATATACGATTGTGGGTGTTATAAGCGATTTACAGATTAAAAAAACCAAAAATGGTTCTTACATGGCTATTTTTAACCTTGTGGATAAAACGGATATTGTTGAAGTTGTGGTTTTCCCGGATAGGTATGCATCTTCTGAAGGTATTATAAAAGAAGATGAAGTGGTGGTGGTAAAGGGTGTTTTAGACATAGACATTGAAAATGAAAACCTTAAGATAGTGGCAAATGATCTTTATTCTATAGATTCTTTGCTAAATCAATACAACACGCTAACTCTTAAGATAGATGAGGAAAAAGCGAAAAACGGCTTTTTAGAAAAGCTTAAATCTATGCTGGACAAATATACGCCTAAGACTAACGAAGATGTTATGAAAACTCAAAAAGTTGTATTGGAACTAGACGTTAGCTCCTATAGGGCTATAGTACAAACCTCCAAGGATGTGGTGCTTTCAAAAACCCTCATAGAAGAACTCAGTAAATACGGTATAGAATTTTCTTTGGCATCTTAA
- the pstB gene encoding phosphate ABC transporter ATP-binding protein PstB gives MGSVIAIESPKAEIKNLNFYYKKGLKPSLENVNMPIPDKRVTALIGPSGCGKTTLLRCLNRMHDLYPGILYEGEILLDNQNILSKSTDLILLRSRVGMVFQKPTPFPMSIFENVAFGLRLMGINNKTELKDRVEAAIKMAALWDEVGNRLNENAFSLSGGQQQRLVIARAIAVNPEVLLFDEPTSALDPISTAKIEELIIELKKKMAIVIVTHNMQQAARIGDYTAFMYLGKLIEFDKTETIFTNPKEKLTEDYITGRFG, from the coding sequence ATGGGTAGTGTAATAGCTATTGAGAGTCCAAAAGCCGAAATAAAAAACCTAAATTTTTATTATAAGAAAGGTCTAAAACCTTCTTTGGAAAATGTAAATATGCCAATACCTGACAAAAGAGTAACCGCTCTTATAGGTCCTAGTGGATGTGGTAAAACCACGCTTTTAAGATGCTTAAACCGTATGCACGATCTTTACCCAGGGATTCTTTATGAGGGTGAGATACTTTTAGATAATCAAAATATTCTTTCAAAATCCACAGACCTTATACTCTTAAGAAGTAGAGTTGGTATGGTCTTTCAAAAGCCAACGCCTTTCCCAATGTCTATATTTGAAAACGTAGCTTTTGGTCTTAGGCTGATGGGCATAAACAACAAAACAGAGTTAAAAGATAGGGTTGAAGCGGCTATAAAAATGGCTGCTCTTTGGGACGAAGTGGGCAATAGACTAAACGAGAACGCTTTTTCCTTGTCTGGCGGTCAACAACAGCGTCTTGTTATAGCAAGGGCTATAGCGGTAAATCCAGAGGTGCTTTTGTTTGATGAGCCTACATCTGCCCTTGACCCGATATCCACCGCCAAAATAGAAGAACTTATCATAGAGCTTAAGAAGAAGATGGCTATCGTGATAGTAACTCACAACATGCAACAAGCCGCTCGTATAGGGGATTATACGGCTTTTATGTATCTGGGTAAGCTTATAGAGTTTGATAAAACAGAAACTATCTTTACAAATCCAAAAGAAAAGCTTACAGAAGACTATATAACCGGTAGATTTGGATAA
- the pstA gene encoding phosphate ABC transporter permease PstA — MENVRIKARVVKSNVVMILSTLAALYGIVFLGWILVSIIYHGYQYLNLDFFTKDPAPPGMPGGGLRMAFIGQFLITVIAAFIGTPIGIMAGIFLAEYGRGTWWAMFIRNLSDIVISMPAIVIGAAVYVVLVAPLHSFNGLSGSVALSILSLPYITIATDEMLKLVPKEMREAAYALGAYKHYVIKKVTMRAAKTGILTGVILGLARMAGEAAPLLFTSFNNDHTTFNLLKPMATLTITIFIYATGPYHEWHEQAWAAGFVLTLGVLAAVIIAKFLVHGGSFTAPFMYVARRIAKINKG, encoded by the coding sequence ATGGAAAACGTAAGAATCAAAGCAAGGGTTGTAAAGAGCAACGTTGTGATGATTTTATCTACATTGGCAGCTTTATATGGTATAGTATTTTTGGGATGGATACTTGTTTCTATTATTTACCATGGATATCAATATCTAAACCTTGATTTCTTTACTAAAGATCCAGCCCCACCTGGGATGCCCGGTGGTGGACTCAGAATGGCTTTCATAGGTCAATTCTTAATCACCGTTATAGCTGCTTTTATAGGTACGCCGATAGGCATAATGGCTGGTATCTTCTTGGCAGAATACGGTAGAGGTACTTGGTGGGCTATGTTTATAAGAAATTTATCAGATATTGTAATTTCTATGCCAGCTATAGTCATTGGTGCTGCTGTTTATGTAGTGCTTGTGGCACCTCTTCACAGCTTCAACGGTTTGTCTGGTTCTGTGGCTCTTTCAATTTTGTCCCTTCCTTACATTACGATAGCCACTGATGAGATGCTAAAGCTTGTGCCAAAGGAGATGAGGGAGGCTGCATACGCTTTAGGAGCTTACAAACACTATGTGATAAAAAAAGTTACCATGAGAGCCGCTAAAACTGGTATACTTACCGGTGTTATATTAGGTCTTGCTAGAATGGCGGGTGAGGCGGCACCTTTGTTGTTTACATCTTTTAACAACGACCATACTACCTTCAATCTTTTAAAACCTATGGCCACTCTTACTATAACGATATTTATATACGCTACTGGTCCGTACCATGAATGGCACGAACAAGCCTGGGCGGCGGGATTTGTCCTTACGTTAGGCGTCTTGGCTGCGGTTATAATAGCCAAGTTTTTGGTGCATGGAGGGTCTTTTACAGCGCCTTTTATGTATGTAGCAAGACGTATTGCCAAGATAAACAAAGGTTAA
- a CDS encoding histidine phosphatase family protein: protein MKHIYLIRHAQSEYNEKGIFQGSLDSELTPLGYMQAKLLSLAFKNKKINIIYSSFQKRALKTAIFLSKALNKEIIIEPRIREISFGELEGKNFIEMFREYKDMMISWSKNPLEHPLPTQESKESFLKRVREFIDIVKAQRYEHIAVVSHGGFIHGFIMETTGFRAPLWNIHTDNTGVSKLRLVEDRFYIEYLNNTCHLL from the coding sequence ATGAAACATATATATCTTATAAGACATGCTCAGAGTGAATACAACGAAAAAGGTATATTTCAAGGAAGTTTAGATAGTGAGCTAACCCCTCTTGGATATATGCAAGCAAAGCTTTTGTCTTTGGCTTTTAAAAATAAGAAAATAAATATTATTTACTCATCTTTTCAAAAAAGAGCTTTAAAGACTGCTATTTTTTTATCAAAAGCCCTAAACAAAGAAATAATCATAGAACCTCGTATAAGAGAAATATCTTTTGGAGAGTTGGAGGGCAAAAACTTTATAGAGATGTTTAGAGAGTATAAAGATATGATGATATCTTGGTCAAAGAACCCATTAGAGCACCCTCTTCCTACCCAAGAGTCCAAAGAATCTTTTCTAAAAAGAGTAAGAGAGTTTATAGATATTGTAAAAGCCCAAAGATACGAGCATATAGCCGTTGTTTCTCACGGTGGATTTATACACGGGTTTATCATGGAAACTACAGGTTTTAGAGCACCTCTTTGGAATATACACACGGATAATACTGGAGTTTCTAAATTGAGACTTGTGGAGGATAGGTTTTATATAGAATATCTCAACAACACTTGTCATCTTTTATGA